Genomic DNA from Desulfurivibrio alkaliphilus AHT 2:
TGGGGGTCAAGTACCATGGCGCGGCTTATGTCAAACACTTTTTCGGGCCCATGCCGGCGTTGATTCCTCTGATGCTGCCCATTGAGTTGATCAGCCACTTTGCCCGTATTCTTTCGCTGTCCATTCGTCTTTTCGGTAACATCATGGCCAAGGAAACCCTGCTGGCCATCCTCTTTATCCTGGCCGGCGCCTATTTTGCGCCGCTGCCCATCATGGTGCTGGGGGTGCTGGTTTCCTTTGTGCAGGCGGCGGTGTTTGTCCTGCTCAGCGTGCTGTACTTTGCCATGGCCATGGAAGAGGCTCATTAGTAAACGTCCAGCAGCACCGCATCTTGCGGCGATCGGCCCGGCTTGCGTACCTGGGGTACGCGGCGCCGGTCCGCTTGCCGCAACCTGCGGCACTGCTGAACGTTTACGGGGAATAATAAGGTTTGATGCGGGTTGCTATTTTGCATTGAAGAAGGCCAATCTTCACTACACAACACCATTTTAAGGAGGAAAAGGTATGAAAAAGTTCGCAGTAGCTGCACTTACGGGCCTGATGGTCCTGGGGATGGCCTCCGTGGCCATGGCTGCCGGCCATGAAGGCGGCGGTGTTAATCAAATGGCCATTGCGGTCGTCTGTGTAGCCGCCGCGCTGTCCGTTGGCCTGGCTGCCCTGGGCTGCGGTATCGGTATCGGTGTGGTCAGCGGCAATGCCTGTGCCGGGATTGCCCGTAACCCGGAAATCTCCGGTAAGATCACTGTAACCATGATTCTCGGTATCGCCTTTGCCGAGTCGCTGACCATCTTCGGTCTGGTTATCTCGCTGATTCTGCTGTACGCTCATCCCTACGGCGCCCTGCTGGGCATGTAATCGCCCGCTGAAAAGCCAGGGATGGCTTTTCAGCGGACTGGTAAGGATTAGTAGCGGTAAAAAGATCTGCCGTGACTTAAGGCGGCAAATCTGGATCAAAGCGGTAAGCTTCCTCCCTGGCGGGAGGAAGCTTACCGCTTTTTTTGTGGAAGCGCTGGCGCGGCAAGCGTGTTAATTTGCATTGGAATGAGCATGAAGGAGCGCGCAATACCATCAACCGGGGTGGTGATTGAACCTCGACGGGAAGCGGGGGAGCCGGAGTTGAGCGGGCCGGGGCTGTTGCCGGTAAATCCCGCCGAGGCCCGCATGGCCGCTGCCATGGCCCGGGAAGCTGGGTGGCGGCGGTACTCTTTTTTCCCCGGCGCCCTCCATGCGACCCCGACCGGTGGAGCCTGGCTGGCCGGGCCGGCGGTTGGCGCGCCGGTGGCGGTGATGGCCCTGGAAAAGCTGGTGGCCCTGGGGGCTACGGCGGTGATTTCCGTCGGCTGGTGCGGGGCCCTGGCCCCCGGGGTCGAGGTGGGGGATATTGTGTTGCCTGACACCGCCTTGAGCGAAGAAGGTACTTCGGCCCATTACCCCTTTGCCGGGCAATCCGTTGCCGCCGATCCCGCATTGAACCTGAAACTTCAACGGCTGTTGGTTGGGGCCGGTTTCACCGTGCATGGCGGGCCGGTCTGGACCACCGACGCCCCCTACCGCGAAACCTGGGCCAAGGTGGCCCGTTACCGCCGTCGGGGAATTTTGGCCGTGGAGATGGAGTTTGCCGCCCTGGCGGCAGTGGCCGCTTACCGTGGGGTGCCGCTGGCCTCGGTGCTGCTGGTTTCGGATCTGGTGCGGGAGGAGCAGGCCTGGGAGCCGGCCTTTCGGGGGCGTGATTTTCGCCGTCGGGCGCGCCGGTTGCTGCTGCTGTTACATGAATTTATAACCGTTGAGTGAGTTTTTTTAGCATGAAAACCATACATTTAACCAGTCTCGGCTGCCCCAAGAACCTGGTGGACTCCGAGCTTATGCTGGGGCAACTGGTGGAAGAGGGCCTGCGCCCGGTATCCGAGCCCGGCGAGGCCGATGTGCTGCTGGTAAATACCTGCGGTTTCATTCAATCGGCGGTGGAGGAGGGGATCGATACCATTCTGGGGCTGATCGAGCAGAAAAAATCCCCGGCGGTGCGGGTGGTGGTCTGTGGCTGCCTGGTGCAGCGCTACGGTTCCGGCCTGGTCGAGGAATTACCGGAGGTTGATCTCTTTCTGGGCACCGAAGAGGTGAGCAGCATCGCCGCCCGGCTGCGTGCCCTGGAGGAAGGTCGGGCGGCGCCGGAGTCTGGCTCTGTGCCGGCCGGTGCTCCGGCGGCCGACAGCCTGCGTTATCGCCCGGTTGACGACCTCCAGCGTTTTCTGCCCAACGCCACGCTTCCTCGCCGCCTGACCACCCCCGCCCATCGCGCCTATTTGAAAATTACCGAGGGTTGCGGCAACCGCTGTTCCTACTGCATGATTCCCGCCATCCGCGGCCCACTGCGCAGCCGCCGGCCGGCGGACATCCTGCATGAGGCCCGGGCCCTGGCCGCCGCCGGGGTAAAGGAGCTGACCCTGGTGGCCCAGGACCTTACCGCCTACGGCCTGGATCTGGGGCCCGGCGGCCCCCGCCTGCCCGATTTGCTGGCCCAACTGCACCGGGAATTACCGGCCGCCCAGGTACCATGGATCCGCCTGCTCTACCTCTACCCCTCCCGGGTTAACGACGAGCTGCTGGAACTGGTGGCGGCCAACCCCCGCATCCTGCCCTATTTCGACCTGCCTTTCCAGCATGTCGCCGACCCGGTGCTCAAGGCCATGAACCGCCCCTATGGCGAGGCGCTGGTTCGGGAACTGGTGGACCGGGTTCGCCGGCTGGTCCCCCGAGCTGTAATCCGCAGCACTTTTATGGTTGGCTTTCCCGGCGAACGGGAAGAGGACGTCGAGGCCCTGGCCGCTTTCCTGCGCGATTGCCGGTTGGAGCACGTGGGAATGTTTACTTACTGCAACGAAGAGGGCAGTGCCGCCGCCACCCTGCCGGGGCAGGTGCCGGAAGAACTCAAGGAGCAACGGTTCCAGCGCCTGATGGCCCTGCAGGCGGAGATTTCGCTGGCGGCCAACCAGGCCCGGGTGGGGCAGGTGGAAGAGGTGCTGGTGGAAGGGGTGAGCAGCGAAACCGAGCTGCTGCTGGAAGGGCGCGCCTGGTTTCAGGCCCCGGAAATCGACGGCTGCGTGTACATCAACGAGGGTAACTGCCGGGCCGGAGAACTGGTCCGGGTGCTGATCAGCGAGGCCCACCCGTACGATCTGGTGGGCGGCATCGTGTAACCGTTCAGCAGCACCACATCTTGCGGCGATCGAGCCGGCTCACGTACTGAGGTACGCATCGCCGTCTCGCTTGCCGCAACCTGCGGCACTGCTGAACGGTTACGGCCCGTTAAAACGGTAAGTTAGTGCCCTTGGTGAACGATTGCGGTATCGTCAGCGATTGAGCTTTTCCCGCAGTTCCTTGCCGACCTTGAAAAAAGGCAGTCTTTTGGGCGGAACTTTGATTTTTTCTCCGGTTTTGGGGTTGCGGCCGTAGTACGATTCGTACTCCTTGACCACAAAACTGCCAAAGCCTCGAATCTCGATGTTTTCCCCCCTGGCCATGGCCGCCGTCATGGCTTCCAGGATGGTTCCGGTTACGGCTCCGGCCTCGCGGATCGGCAGTTCGGTGTTGCGTGCCAAGGCTTCGATCAATTCCGACTTGTTCATTGGTCATACCTCCTTGCTGCCGGCCCTGGAACAGTGACGGTGCCCCGTCAGGCTCATGAAATAATATCAAGCTTTATAATATATCTATCTTTTTCGAGGGGTGAATGCAAAAGATATTTATCGTGGGGCAAGTGTCGCCGGTGGTTTATTTGTTCCCCGGCCGGAAAAGCAACTGGAGATCCTCGGGGCTGAGCCGGCGGTAGCGGCCGGTGGGCAGGGAGCCCAGGCGCAGGCCGCCATAGGCCACTCTTTTTAGTTGCAGCACCGGATGGTTGATGGCGGCAAACATCTTGCGGACCTGACGTTTGCGACCCTCATGGATGATGACCTCCAGGGTGGTGCTCTCCTGGTTGCGGCGCAACTCCCGGATGCGGGCCGGCCAGGTGCGGCGGCCTTCCAGCATAATGCCCCGGCGCAGTTGCTGCAGGGCCTCCCGGTTGGGGCGGCCTTTTACGGTGGCATGGTAGGTGCGGTTGATCTGGCGGCTGGGGTGGAGAATGTTCTGGGCCAGTTCGCCGTCGTTGGTCAGCAGCAGGGCCCCTTCGGTGTCCAGGTCCAGGCGGCCCACCGGGAAGAGGCGTAAGCCCGGCTCGTTGATCAGGGAGGTGACGATGGGGCGACCCTGGGGGTCGGCCATGGTGGTTACGTAACCGGCGGGTTTGTTGAGCAGTACGGTGAGTTTCCGGCTCGGCGGCAGCACCGGTTGGCCGTCGAAGGTAACCTGCTGGCGCTCCGGGTCGATGGTCAGGCCCATCTGGGCCACCGGCCGGCCGTCCACCTGCACCCGTCCCTGGGCGATGTACTCCTCAGCCTTGCGCCGGGAGGCGATGCCGGCCCGGGCCAGAAATTTTTGCAGCCGCTCCGCCATTTATCAGTGGTAGTCGCCCCGGCGGTACTTGGCGGTTTCCAGGTAGGAAACGGCAGCCACTTCTTCCAGGATTCTGGCCAGGGGGTCCTGCGCTGGCAGTTCGCCTTTCAGTTCCAGCATGGCGGCCACTTCGTTTTCCAGGGCGTTGATGTAAGGTTCCAGCTCTTCACTTTGCACCGCCGGATTGCTTAAGGCGTTGCTGAAGGCCTCCAGGGTGGCGATGGTGTTTTGCGAAACCTCCAGGCTTTCCAAACGCAAATGGGCCGGCACCGGGCCGCTGCTTGCCGTGGTCTGCTGGACGCCGGTGGCCGGTTCGGTATTGCCGGCACCCTGCAAGTGGCTTTGCAGGATGGCGGCAAAATCGGCACTGCTGCCGGGGCCGGTGCTTTTGCCGCTGCCGGGGATGTTTTGCTGCTGCAGGATATCGCTGATTTTCATCGGTTTGCCTCGGGGGTTCTGGTTCCACGCCAACACCGTTGTTCGTCAATATACCTCATCGGTCAACACCCCGTCAAACATGAACAAAACCTGCCGTAAGCGGCCACGGGGCACCCCATCTTGCGGCGATCAGCCCGGCTTGCGTACTGATGTACGCGGCACCGGTCTGCTTGCCGCAACCTGGGGCACGCCGTGGCCGCTTACTGTTTTAAGGCAGGCAACATGGGGCAGGGCAACGTCAAAGTCGCTTGGGGCTGGACGGGGTTCGCGGCCCCCACCCCGGTGCCACAACCAGTGACTTTGACGTTGCCCTGTATCAGGGGGTGCTTAATATCCTGGTAGGATTTTGCCGATCTTGCTGTCCACCAGGGCCTTGGTGGCCGGGTCCACTTCCAGTACCGGCGGGTACCAGGGCTTCATCCGGCAGTCGAAGACCACCGGGGGGGTGAGGCCCTGGTGGAAGCGGCGTACGGTTTCACAGCCGGCGGCGTGAATATCGGCCGCCGGTTCAAAGCGGGTGAAAAAGGTCCAGATAAATTCCTGCAGGTTGACCGTGGCCCCTGCCAGGTCGTCGACCAGGAGCACCACCGGCCACTCCGCCAGGTCGGCATGGGCCGCCAGGCGGGCGGGTAGCTCTTGCTCCTGCTCATAGCTTTGCCCCTGGACCACCAGGGTGCCCGGCAGCATGGCCTTGGCACGCTCACAGCCTTGGGGCAGGGTGCCATGGAAGTCCTCGGGTAACACCCGTTTGGGCTCCCGGCCCAGCCCCAGCAGCATCGCCTTGGAGCCTGAATTGACCGAGGGGCCGGTGTAATCCAGGGTGTCCTGGGAGACGTTGGCAAAGACAAACAGGTCGGTGCGCCAATCCACCCGTTCCAAAACGTGGCGCCACAGGGCCGGGAAATCGGCCACGTCCAGTTCGCCGTCGGTGACGATTAAAAATTTGGTCAACGACAACTGCCCCTCTCCCAGGATCCGCAGGCCGGAGGCAAAGGCTTCGCGAGGGTAGCGGTCGGTGACCCGGGCGGCGGCCAGGCAGTGAAAGCCGGCTTCACCAAAGGTTTTCAACTGGCGCACGCCGCTCATCACCAGCGGGAACAGCGGCGAGAGCAGTTCCTGGAGAAAATCGCCGATGAAAAAATCCTCCTGCTTGGGCCGGCCCACCACGGTGGCGGGATAAATGGCATCTTTGCGATGGTAGAGCCGCTGGGCCTGGAAGATCGGGTAGTCGTGGGTCAGGGAGTTGTAGCCGTAGTGGTCGCCGAAGGGCCCTTCCGGGCGGCGCACATGGGGTGGCACTACCCCTTTGACGGCAAATTCGGCGTTGGCCACCAGGGGGTGACCGCCGGCCGGATCGGCCGCCATGGGCAGTTTTTTCCCCAGCAGCAGCGAGGCCAGCAGCAGCTCGGGAATGTTTTCCGGCAACGGCGCAATCGCCGCCAGCATCAGGGCCGGCGGACCACCGATGTACAAGGTCATGGGCAGTGCCTCGTTGCGTTTTTCCGCCTCGTGGTAGTGATAGCCGCCTCCCTTGTGGATCTGCCAGTGAATGCCGGTGGTGGTGTCGTCATGGCGCTGGATCCGGTACATGCCCAGGTTGTGTCCCCGGCCCAAGGGGTCTTCGGTGTAAACCAGAGGCAGGGTAACAAAGGGGCCGCCGTCGCTGTGCCAGGAGGTGAGCATGGGCAAATCGGTGAGCCTGGGAGGGGTCTGCCTGGTTTCGAGAATCGGGGCCCGGCTGTTTCTTTTCAGCCCGATACCGGCCGCCTGGCGCAGCAGGCCACGTTTTTGCCACAGCTTACCTAAGGTCGGCGGCAGCATGGTTTCCACGGTATGCACCAGTTCCTGGACAAATTTAATCGGTCGGCGGCCAAAGGCCAGTTCCATGCGCCGGGCCGAGCCGAAGAGGTTGGTCACCACCGGGAAAGCGCTGCCTTTGACCTT
This window encodes:
- a CDS encoding UbiD family decarboxylase, with the protein product MSEPVIHDLRQFIEILRREKEIVTIETEVDPYLEIAEIHRRVIAGGGPALFFSKVKGSAFPVVTNLFGSARRMELAFGRRPIKFVQELVHTVETMLPPTLGKLWQKRGLLRQAAGIGLKRNSRAPILETRQTPPRLTDLPMLTSWHSDGGPFVTLPLVYTEDPLGRGHNLGMYRIQRHDDTTTGIHWQIHKGGGYHYHEAEKRNEALPMTLYIGGPPALMLAAIAPLPENIPELLLASLLLGKKLPMAADPAGGHPLVANAEFAVKGVVPPHVRRPEGPFGDHYGYNSLTHDYPIFQAQRLYHRKDAIYPATVVGRPKQEDFFIGDFLQELLSPLFPLVMSGVRQLKTFGEAGFHCLAAARVTDRYPREAFASGLRILGEGQLSLTKFLIVTDGELDVADFPALWRHVLERVDWRTDLFVFANVSQDTLDYTGPSVNSGSKAMLLGLGREPKRVLPEDFHGTLPQGCERAKAMLPGTLVVQGQSYEQEQELPARLAAHADLAEWPVVLLVDDLAGATVNLQEFIWTFFTRFEPAADIHAAGCETVRRFHQGLTPPVVFDCRMKPWYPPVLEVDPATKALVDSKIGKILPGY
- the rimO gene encoding 30S ribosomal protein S12 methylthiotransferase RimO, producing the protein MKTIHLTSLGCPKNLVDSELMLGQLVEEGLRPVSEPGEADVLLVNTCGFIQSAVEEGIDTILGLIEQKKSPAVRVVVCGCLVQRYGSGLVEELPEVDLFLGTEEVSSIAARLRALEEGRAAPESGSVPAGAPAADSLRYRPVDDLQRFLPNATLPRRLTTPAHRAYLKITEGCGNRCSYCMIPAIRGPLRSRRPADILHEARALAAAGVKELTLVAQDLTAYGLDLGPGGPRLPDLLAQLHRELPAAQVPWIRLLYLYPSRVNDELLELVAANPRILPYFDLPFQHVADPVLKAMNRPYGEALVRELVDRVRRLVPRAVIRSTFMVGFPGEREEDVEALAAFLRDCRLEHVGMFTYCNEEGSAAATLPGQVPEELKEQRFQRLMALQAEISLAANQARVGQVEEVLVEGVSSETELLLEGRAWFQAPEIDGCVYINEGNCRAGELVRVLISEAHPYDLVGGIV
- a CDS encoding pseudouridine synthase, with translation MAERLQKFLARAGIASRRKAEEYIAQGRVQVDGRPVAQMGLTIDPERQQVTFDGQPVLPPSRKLTVLLNKPAGYVTTMADPQGRPIVTSLINEPGLRLFPVGRLDLDTEGALLLTNDGELAQNILHPSRQINRTYHATVKGRPNREALQQLRRGIMLEGRRTWPARIRELRRNQESTTLEVIIHEGRKRQVRKMFAAINHPVLQLKRVAYGGLRLGSLPTGRYRRLSPEDLQLLFRPGNK
- a CDS encoding nucleoside phosphorylase; its protein translation is MKERAIPSTGVVIEPRREAGEPELSGPGLLPVNPAEARMAAAMAREAGWRRYSFFPGALHATPTGGAWLAGPAVGAPVAVMALEKLVALGATAVISVGWCGALAPGVEVGDIVLPDTALSEEGTSAHYPFAGQSVAADPALNLKLQRLLVGAGFTVHGGPVWTTDAPYRETWAKVARYRRRGILAVEMEFAALAAVAAYRGVPLASVLLVSDLVREEQAWEPAFRGRDFRRRARRLLLLLHEFITVE
- the atpE gene encoding ATP synthase F0 subunit C, with product MKKFAVAALTGLMVLGMASVAMAAGHEGGGVNQMAIAVVCVAAALSVGLAALGCGIGIGVVSGNACAGIARNPEISGKITVTMILGIAFAESLTIFGLVISLILLYAHPYGALLGM
- a CDS encoding HU family DNA-binding protein, translating into MNKSELIEALARNTELPIREAGAVTGTILEAMTAAMARGENIEIRGFGSFVVKEYESYYGRNPKTGEKIKVPPKRLPFFKVGKELREKLNR